A section of the Telopea speciosissima isolate NSW1024214 ecotype Mountain lineage chromosome 3, Tspe_v1, whole genome shotgun sequence genome encodes:
- the LOC122656816 gene encoding 2-methoxy-6-polyprenyl-1,4-benzoquinol methylase, mitochondrial, with protein sequence MALRTTTRNLGRKLSFMLSRTSFLHSHATSFGFKEVSEEEKGRMVGNVFSSVASSYDVMNDLMSAGLHRLWKDRLVSKLNPFPGMKHLDVAGGTGDVAFRIIETINSISRRATQDNSENDLQLQDETKIYVCDINPNMLNVGKNRAIQRGLVEDCSLKWVEGDAEALTFQDGSMDGYTIAFGIRNVTHMEKVLAEAYRVLKRGGRFLCLELSHVETPVFKQFYDYYSFSIIPAVGEFVAGDRESYQYLVESIRRFPSQEKFASMIVDAGFQKVEYENLVGGVVAIHSGMKF encoded by the exons ATGGCTTTGAGAACGACGACCAGGAATTTAGGAAGGAAGCTCTCATTCATGCTCTCTCGAACTTCTTTTTTGCACTCTCATGCCACCAGCTTCG GATTTAAAGAAGtttctgaagaagaaaaaggtagAATGGTCGGTAATGTATTCAGTAGTGTTGCTTCAAGCTACGATGTTATGAATGATTTGATGAGTGCTGGACTACATAGATTATGGAAAGACAG GTTGGTCTCTAAACTGAACCCATTTCCTGGAATGAAGCATCTTGATGTGGCCGGTGGGACAG GAGATGTTGCTTTTAGGATTATTGAAACCATCAATAGCATTAGTCGTAGAGCAACACAAGATAACTCTGAAAATGACTTACAACTACAGGATGAAACTAAGATATATGTATGTGACATCAACCCAAACATGCTAAATGTTGGCAAAAACCGTGCCATACAGAGAG GGCTGGTTGAAGACTGCTCCCTTAAATGGGTTGAAGGGGATGCAGAAGCCTTGACTTTTCAAGACGGCTCAATGGATGGTTACACAATTGCATTTGGTATTAGGAATGTTACACACATGGAGAAAGTTCTTGCCGAAGCCTATAG GGTACTAAAACGAGGAGGAAGATTCCTTTGTCTTGAGCTGAGCCATGTGGAAACTCCTGTTTTCAAACAGTT TTATGATTACTACTCATTCTCAATCATTCCGGCTGTGGGAGAGTTCGTTGCGGGTGATCGGGAATCTTACCAATACTTAGTTGAGAGCATTCGTCGGTTTCCCTCCCAg GAGAAGTTTGCTTCAATGATTGTAGATGCCGGGTTTCAGAAGGTCGAATATGAAAATCTTGTGGGTGGAGTTGTTGCCATTCATTCTGGGATGAAATTTTAG
- the LOC122653856 gene encoding uncharacterized protein LOC122653856, which yields MSHACVSQFHILRLKAVTALPVRRECVSGIARSCSTTSSLLTSPSTQLTLRPSAPVVVATHLTPFNAPQRSEEWFALRRDKLTTSTFSTALGFWKGNRRAELWHEKVFTLDAGSITAAGKAAMEWGVFNESAAIEQYKSITGREVSSLGFAVHSEEQFKWLGASPDGLLGCCPGGGVLEVKCPYNKGMPELALPWSTVPFYYIPQVQGQMEIMDREWVDLYCWTPNGSTIFRVCRDHEYFELIHGILWEFWWENVIPAREAFLLGKEEDAKAYRPAPKHKQTGLVISKSIKLAAEAKLICRDIAGHTEFYR from the coding sequence ATGAGCCATGCTTGTGTCTCCCAATTCCACATCCTCCGCCTCAAGGCAGTGACAGCTCTGCCGGTCAGAAGAGAGTGTGTTAGTGGCATTGCCCGATCCTGCTCTACCACTAGCTCACTGTTGACATCTCCATCGACCCAACTCACCCTTCGTCCTTCCGCACCAGTGGTTGTGGCCACCCACCTAACTCCCTTTAATGCCCCACAGCGCTCGGAAGAGTGGTTTGCACTCCGCAGGGATAAGCTGACAACTAGCACCTTCAGCACAGCTCTGGGATTTTGGAAGGGCAACCGTCGTGCTGAGCTTTGGCATGAAAAGGTATTCACATTGGATGCTGGATCCATTACTGCTGCTGGAAAAGCTGCCATGGAGTGGGGTGTGTTCAATGAGTCTGCCGCAATAGAGCAGTACAAAAGCATCACAGGTCGTGAGGTTAGTTCCCTTGGGTTTGCAGTGCATTCAGAGGAGCAGTTCAAATGGCTTGGTGCCTCTCCAGATGGGCTTCTAGGATGTTGTCCTGGGGGTGGGGTCCTGGAGGTGAAGTGCCCATATAACAAAGGGATGCCTGAACTTGCTCTGCCATGGTCAACTGTGCCTTTCTATTACATACCTCAGGTGCAGGGTCAGATGGAGATCATGGATAGGGAATGGGTTGATTTGTATTGCTGGACTCCAAATGGGAGTACAATCTTCCGTGTTTGCCGAGATCATGAATATTTTGAGCTGATTCATGGGATTCTGTGGGAATTTTggtgggagaatgttataccTGCAAGAGAAGCTTTTCTGCTTGGGAAAGAGGAGGATGCGAAGGCCTACCGGCCAGCTCCCAAGCACAAGCAGACAGGGTTGGTTATTAGTAAGAGCATAAAATTGGCTGCCGAGGCAAAGCTGATATGCAGGGACATTGCTGGCCACACAGAGTTTTACAGGTGA
- the LOC122656664 gene encoding F-box protein SKIP14-like isoform X1 has protein sequence MTTLNFSHRPIFPANPSEDHLVSSIRIANGYVVEGIPDKNGDGFGKPRRFNWEIEDSYDCRRDRADRGGPREPISNDILDILPSDPFGMDISATFTAITGWIEDMEADSENYVRDDTVGKKGDYQFVAGLNFFWNRAMRFQTEPVSTGIGERSNPVGWVDGWVEEKDFADGSCDGGFVSVCNMEEFLSFGDDDSCAAIRPPHHSHEAAENCPSGEGEAPHDALLFALRYLGVQDLLCAEKVCRTMRSAVQNDPLLWTNIHIDQPLNERITDDALIRLTSRAQGNLQSLSLVECSRIADDGVKRVLQTNPRLKKLSVPGCTRLSVAGIVNNLKAFKSSSAPGIKQLRIGGLYGVTNEHYEELKLIVGLENCQQPKAYKARFYHNAHLSLSCDDDRAIDIEMCPGCQNLRLVYDCPSESCQAKQGASDLCRACTLCIARCVQCGRCINDSEYVETFCLDLLCSSCWKQLLNCPERQEEKGVPSKHTIFHQETRYHFRLYG, from the exons ATGACAACTTTGAATTTTTCTCATCGCCCCATCTTTCCTGCTAATCCGTCTGAAGATCATTTGGTTTCCTCCATTAGAATTGCCAACGGCTACGTTGTGGAGGGAATCCCCGACAAGAACGGAGATGGTTTTGGCAAGCCGCGGCGTTTCAACTGGGAAATTGAGGATTCCTATGATTGTAGAAGAGACAGAGCCGATAGGGGAGGTCCTCGCGAGCCAATCTCCAATGATATACTTGACATCCTTCCATCGGATCCCTTCGGGATGGATATAAGTGCTACTTTTACAGCCATCACAGGTTGGATCGAGGACATGGAAGCAGATTCTGAGAACTACGTAAGAGATGACACTGTTGGTAAGAAAGGAGATTATCAGTTTGTTGCGGGGTTGAATTTTTTCTGGAACAGGGCCATGAGGTTTCAGACGGAGCCAGTGTCGactggaattggtgaaagatcAAACCCAGTTGGTTGGGTTGATGGATGGGTCGAGGAGAAAGATTTTGCAGATGGTTCATGTGACGGTGGCTTCGTATCAGTATGCAATATGGAGGAGTTCTTGAGTTTTGGTGACGATGATTCTTGTGCTGCTATTCGTCCACCCCATCACTCTCATGAAGCTGCTGAAAACTGTCCGTCTGGAGAAGGAGAAGCTCCACATGATGCTTTGCTCTTTGCCCTTCGTTATCTTGGTGTGCAGGATCTCCTTTGTGCTGAAAAGGTGTGCAGAACTATGCGCTCTGCAGTGCAAAACGATCCCCTCCTGTGGACGAATATTCACATAGACCAGCCTTTGAATGAACGTATTACAGACGATGCTCTTATACGGCTAACTAGCCGAGCTCAAGGCAATTTGCAATCTTTGAGTCTAGTGGAGTGTTCAAGGATCGCAGACGATGGTGTGAAACGTGTCCTTCAAACTAATCCGAGATTAAAGAAG CTAAGCGTGCCAGGATGTACAAGACTCAGTGTTGCAGGAATTGTGAATAACTTAAAAGCTTTCAAGTCTTCCAGTGCACCTGGAATAAAGCAACTAAGAATTGGTGGGCTCTATGGCGTAACAAATGAGCACTATGAAGAGTTGAAGCTCATAGTGGGTTTAGAAAATTGTCAACAGCCAAAAGCTTATAAAGCACGGTTTTATCACAATGCAcacttgtctctctcttgtgatgATGATCGTGCTATTGATATTGAGATGTGCCCAGGATGCCAGAATTTGAGGCTAGTCTACGATTGCCCTTCAGAGAGCTGCCAAGCGAAGCAGGGTGCTTCTGACTTATGCAGGGCATGCACACTCTGCATTGCACGGTGCGTCCAATGTGGGCGGTGTATCAATGACAGTGAGTATGTGGAGACATTCTGTCTGGACTTGCTTTGTTCAAGCTGCTGGAAGCAACTGCTGAATTGCCCGGAGAGGCAAGAGGAAAAAGGTGTTCCCTCAAAGCACACCATTTTCCACCAGGAGACAAGGTACCATTTTCGCCTCTATGGCTAG
- the LOC122656664 gene encoding F-box protein SKIP14-like isoform X2: protein MTTLNFSHRPIFPANPSEDHLVSSIRIANGYVVEGIPDKNGDGFGKPRRFNWEIEDSYDCRRDRADRGGPREPISNDILDILPSDPFGMDISATFTAITGWIEDMEADSENYVRDDTVGKKGDYQFVAGLNFFWNRAMRFQTEPVSTGIGERSNPVGWVDGWVEEKDFADGSCDGGFVSVCNMEEFLSFGDDDSCAAIRPPHHSHEAAENCPSGEGEAPHDALLFALRYLGVQDLLCAEKVCRTMRSAVQNDPLLWTNIHIDQPLNERITDDALIRLTSRAQGNLQSLSLVECSRIADDGVKRVLQTNPRLKKVSVPGCTRLSVAGIVNNLKAFKSSSAPGIKQLRIGGLYGVTNEHYEELKLIVGLENCQQPKAYKARFYHNAHLSLSCDDDRAIDIEMCPGCQNLRLVYDCPSESCQAKQGASDLCRACTLCIARCVQCGRCINDSEYVETFCLDLLCSSCWKQLLNCPERQEEKGVPSKHTIFHQETRYHFRLYG, encoded by the exons ATGACAACTTTGAATTTTTCTCATCGCCCCATCTTTCCTGCTAATCCGTCTGAAGATCATTTGGTTTCCTCCATTAGAATTGCCAACGGCTACGTTGTGGAGGGAATCCCCGACAAGAACGGAGATGGTTTTGGCAAGCCGCGGCGTTTCAACTGGGAAATTGAGGATTCCTATGATTGTAGAAGAGACAGAGCCGATAGGGGAGGTCCTCGCGAGCCAATCTCCAATGATATACTTGACATCCTTCCATCGGATCCCTTCGGGATGGATATAAGTGCTACTTTTACAGCCATCACAGGTTGGATCGAGGACATGGAAGCAGATTCTGAGAACTACGTAAGAGATGACACTGTTGGTAAGAAAGGAGATTATCAGTTTGTTGCGGGGTTGAATTTTTTCTGGAACAGGGCCATGAGGTTTCAGACGGAGCCAGTGTCGactggaattggtgaaagatcAAACCCAGTTGGTTGGGTTGATGGATGGGTCGAGGAGAAAGATTTTGCAGATGGTTCATGTGACGGTGGCTTCGTATCAGTATGCAATATGGAGGAGTTCTTGAGTTTTGGTGACGATGATTCTTGTGCTGCTATTCGTCCACCCCATCACTCTCATGAAGCTGCTGAAAACTGTCCGTCTGGAGAAGGAGAAGCTCCACATGATGCTTTGCTCTTTGCCCTTCGTTATCTTGGTGTGCAGGATCTCCTTTGTGCTGAAAAGGTGTGCAGAACTATGCGCTCTGCAGTGCAAAACGATCCCCTCCTGTGGACGAATATTCACATAGACCAGCCTTTGAATGAACGTATTACAGACGATGCTCTTATACGGCTAACTAGCCGAGCTCAAGGCAATTTGCAATCTTTGAGTCTAGTGGAGTGTTCAAGGATCGCAGACGATGGTGTGAAACGTGTCCTTCAAACTAATCCGAGATTAAAGAAGGTAAGT GTGCCAGGATGTACAAGACTCAGTGTTGCAGGAATTGTGAATAACTTAAAAGCTTTCAAGTCTTCCAGTGCACCTGGAATAAAGCAACTAAGAATTGGTGGGCTCTATGGCGTAACAAATGAGCACTATGAAGAGTTGAAGCTCATAGTGGGTTTAGAAAATTGTCAACAGCCAAAAGCTTATAAAGCACGGTTTTATCACAATGCAcacttgtctctctcttgtgatgATGATCGTGCTATTGATATTGAGATGTGCCCAGGATGCCAGAATTTGAGGCTAGTCTACGATTGCCCTTCAGAGAGCTGCCAAGCGAAGCAGGGTGCTTCTGACTTATGCAGGGCATGCACACTCTGCATTGCACGGTGCGTCCAATGTGGGCGGTGTATCAATGACAGTGAGTATGTGGAGACATTCTGTCTGGACTTGCTTTGTTCAAGCTGCTGGAAGCAACTGCTGAATTGCCCGGAGAGGCAAGAGGAAAAAGGTGTTCCCTCAAAGCACACCATTTTCCACCAGGAGACAAGGTACCATTTTCGCCTCTATGGCTAG